The DNA region CCATCGAGTTATCGATGACCTCGGCAAAAAGGTGGTGCAGCGCCTTCTCGTCCGTGCCGCCGACGTACATGCCGGGCCTGCGCCGCACCGGCTCGAGGCCTTCCAGGACCTCGATGTCGGCAGCGGTATAGGCATCGGACGCATCGCTGATCTTGCGGGCGCGGCTGGTCTTGTCGGTCATGCTTTGCGTAAGGCTCGAGAAGAGATCGCGGATCGAATGGGTCATGCGCCGTCATCCCCTGCCTGTCGAAGGCGGCCCGGCGGCGCAACGCGGGACAGATGCGAGCGAAGGGCCCGAATCCTTGGATGGTGCTCCGGCGAGAGGTGGCACGGCGCGCTGTGGATTGGCAAGTCGGGCGTGCCAAGCCGCCACACCAGAGGGCTTTTTCACGCTCCAGGCGCGAGCGGTGCGCCCAATAGCCGCCCAGCGGCGGGTTATATGATCCGCCGGACCGAAAGAACTGGTATCTACCGCACCGGCGCCAAGCCGGCAGCTCCCGGAAAAGACCGCACCATGCAAAAACGACACGAACGCGGGCCTGAGCCGCGCGCTTCCAGATTTTCGGCCCTCGCCAATGAGCCGCGCTTCCTGATGCTGCTGCCCGGTCTGTTCTGGGCGGGCAACGCCATCGTGGCGCGGGGTGTTGCGGAAGAGATCCCGCCCATTGCGTTGGCATTCTGGCGCTGGACGGTGGCTGCCGCACTGATCGCGCCGCTGGCCTGGCCGCACCTCCGTCGCGACATGCCCACTCTGGCACGCCGTTGGCCGACAATGGTTCTCTTGTCGGCCCTTGGCATCAGCGTGTTCAACACGTTCCTTTACATCGGTGCGCACACCACGACGGCCATCAACATCGTGATGCTGCAGACGGCCATCCCGATTATCGTCGTGCTTGCCACGTTCCTGATCTTCCGCGAGACGCTGACGGGAGGTCAGGCGGCGGGTATAGCCGCGTCGTTCGTCGGCACGCTGATCCTCATCACGCATGGCGACCCGGCTATTCTGTCAAACCTTGATTTCAAGCGCGGCGATCTTTGGCTGCTCGCGGCCGTTGTGAGCTACGCCGTCTATACTGCGCTGCTGAGGCTCCGCCCGCCGGTTCACGGGTTGAGCTTCGTCTTTGTGACGTTCGTGATCGGGGCGCTCCTGCTGCTGCCGTTTTACATTGCGGAGACGTTGACATCGCGCCCGTTGCCGATCACGCCGCACGCGGCGCTCGCGATTGGCTACGTCGCGGTTTTCGCGTCGATCTTGTCTTACCTTGCCTACAACCGGGTGGTGGCGCTTCTCGGTGCCAACACCGCCGGGCTGACCGCGCATCTCGTGCCGGTCTTCGGCATCATCCTGGCCGTGCTGCTGCTCGGCGAGCGGCTCTATGCCTATCACGGCGTCGGCATCGCGCTGATTGCCCTGGGCCTCTGGCTCGCCACCCGGGGATCGCGCGCTTGAGCCCGGTCAAGGAGTCTCCTGTCTCCCTGGGACAAGGCTTTGCAAAATGGCCATGTTCTGAGGAAGGCAGCATGTCAAAGGATTTCAAAGGAATCACAGCCGACATCACTGAATATGCTGTGGAGTTGAGAAGGGCCGTACCGGACGCCATGAGCGGGTTTTACGCCATGTCAAAAGGCGCGATGGCGAATGGCGCGATCGACAAGAAGACCAAGGAGCTGGTGGCACTGGCTATCGGCGTCACTCAGCGGTGCGACGGCTGCATCGGATTTCACGTCAAGGCCCTAAAGGACCTCGGCGCGACGCGCGAGGAGTTGGCCGAGCTGATGGCCGTGTGCGTCTACATGGGTGGCGGCCCGGCACTCATGTATGCTGCCGATGCGTTACGCGCCTACGATCAGTTCAACACGTGACGATGCCCCTCAGACTGCCACGTTGTCGATCAGCCGCGTGTTGCCGAGCCAGGCGGCGGCCAGAACCCGCCCCGGCCGCCCGGAGTCCGGGTTGAACGGCGCCAGCGTCTCGGCGTCGCGCACCTCGAGATAGTCGACCCTCGAAAAGCCAACGGTCAGCAAGGCTTCTGCCGCCTCGGCCGGAGAGCGCCCGCGCGCGACCTCCTGGATCGCCTTGTAGAGCATTGGCGCGATGTAGCGCTCGTCCTCGCTGAGGTAGGCGTTGCGCGAGGAAAGCGCGAGCCCGTCATCCTCACGCGCCGTCGGCACACCCTGGATGGTGACCGGCAGCGTCAGGTCGCGCACCATCTGGCGGATCACGGCGAGCTGCTGGAAATCCTTCTCGCCAAACAGCGCCACGTGTGGGGTCGCCGCCGCGAGCAGTTTGCAGACAACCGTCGCCACGCCGCTGAAATGGTGCGGCCGGAACTCGCCTTCGAGCGGCAGCGCCGCGCCTTCCGGCACGATGCGGGTCGCGAACCCGTCCGGATAGATCTCGGAGACGGGCGGTATCCAGACGGCATGCGCCCCGGCGCCGGCGAGCTTGGCGAGGTCGCCCGCTTCGTCGCGCGGATAGCGCGCCAGGTCTTCGTGTGGCGCAAACTGCGTCGGGTTGATGAAGATCGAGACGACGACGCGGTCGGCGGCGGTCAACGCCGCACCGACGAGCGCGATATGCCCGGCGTGCAGGGCGCCCATGGTCGGAACCAGCGCAACCGTCTCGCCAGCGGCCCGCCAGCGGCCGATCTCGGTCCGCAAATGATTGATTGTTTTAACGATCTCCACGGGCCGCCCTCGCAGGTATTGGTTTTGAATATGCCGAGATTGCGCGGCAAGTGAGGCTGTCCCCCGCTTGCCGTCAAGAGGGCGTGCCGCCGCCCGTCTCGCACCCCTGTGTCGCCGCCGCAGCCCTTATCAATCACCGTTGTACAACTCACAGCGAAGCGCCATGTGTTACCGTGCAAAGGCCCGAAGAATCAGGTCTGCTCCCGCCGAAAACGAGGGAACGGAATGGTCGCGCTGAGAAAATCCGAGTTCGCCGGCGCCGGTGCCGCGGGCGAGCTTCCGCCGCGCGACGAAATCGCAGCGCATCATCTGACGGATGAGACGCGCCTCGTCGGCGGTCTCATCGAGCGCGCCGTGTTCACCGAAGAAGAGCGCCGTCGCACGGCCGACCTGGCGCGCAAGCTCGTCGAGGCGGTGCGCGCCAACCGCGCAAGCCATGGCGGCATCGACGCCTTCATGCACGAGTACGGCCTTTCGAGTGAGGAAGGCATCATCCTGATGTGCCTCGCGGAGGCGTTGCTGCGCATCCCCGACGCCGACACCGCCGACCGCTTCATCGCCGAGAAGATCGCCGGCGGCCAGTGGGAGCGCCACCGCGGTCATTCCGACAGCCTGCTGGTCAACGCCTCCACCTGGGGCCTGATGCTGACGGGCCGCCTGGTCAAGCTCCGCGAGGCGCGCGGCGCCAATCCGTGGGAGGCCTTGAAGCGGCTGGCGGCGCGCTCGGGCGAGCCGTTCATCCGCCAGGCCGTGCGCCAGGCGGTCAAGCTGCTCGGCGACCAGTTCGTGCTCGGCCGCTCCATCCGCGACGCCATCGCGCGCTCGGCGCCCTTCGAAGCGCGCGGCTTCCGCTTCTCCTACGACATGCTGGGCGAGGCGGCGAAGACCGACAAGGACGCGCACCGCTACTTCGAGCGCTACATGGGTGCCATCGATGCGGTCGGACATGCGGCCGGCCCAAACCCGCTGTCGCACCCGGATTCGCTGCTCGCGCGCCCGAGCCTGTCGGTCAAGCTGTCGGCGCTGCATCCGCGCTATGAGCCCGGCAAGGAAGCGCGCCTCGCAACAGAGCTCTATCCCCGCCTGCTCGAGCTTCTGCGCGCCGCCGAGGCCCGCGGCCTCGCCGTCACGCTCGACGCCGAGGAGCAGGATCGCCACGAGCTGCTGCTCGACCTCTTCGGCCGTGCCTACACCGATCCCGCGCTCGAGCGCTGGACCGGCCTCGGCATCGCCGTGCAGGCGTATGGCAAGCGCGCTATTCCAACCATCCGCTGGTTGCGCCGCTTGGCCGAGCAGGGCGGCAAGCGCATCCCGCTGCGCCTTGTCAAAGGTGCCTACTGGGACAGCGAGATCAAATGGGCGCAGGAGCGCGGGCTTTCCGACTACCCGGTTCTGACCCGCAAGCTGCACACCGACGTCTCCTATCTCGCATGCATGCGTTTGATATTCTCGGACGCGCGCGCGTTCTATCCGCAGGTCGCAACCCATAACGCGCACACGATCGCCTCCGCCATCGTCGCCTCGGGCCAGACAGCCTTCGAGTTCCAGCGCCTGCACGGCATGGGCGAGGCGCTCTATGAGGAAGTCTCTGCGCCCGGCAAGATGCGCCATCCGTGCCGCATATACGCGCCCGTCGGCGAGCACGAGGATCTGCTGTCGTATCTCGTGCGCCGTCTGCTCGAGAATGGCGCCAACACCTCGTTCGTCAATCGCCTTGCCGACGACGAGGCTCCGATAGCTCAGATCGTTCGCGACCCGGTCGTGGTTGCGGAACGCGAGCGCGCCGAGCCGTCGCGCGCCAAGCCGATGCCACGCCCGCGCGACATCTTCTGGCCGGAGCGCAAGAACTCGTCCGGCGTGGCGCTGACCGACCGCACGGAGCGCGCAGCGTTGATCGCGCGCATGGATGCGGCGCTGACGCAGCCGTTCGACGCCGGCCCGATCATCGACGGCTTGGAGACGGTCGGTGGTCCGCAGGCCGCGCTGCTGACGTGTCCGCATGACCGCCGCGAGCGCCTCGGCACGGCGCGCATCGCCACGCCGCGCGAAGTAGACGCCGCAATCGTGAGTGCGGAGCGCGCCGCCCACGCGTGGGACAAGCTCGGCGGCCCCGCGCGCGCCAAGATCCTCGATCTCGCGGCCGACATGGTCGAGCAGGACCGCGCGCGCCTGATGGCCGTGCTCGTGCGCGAGGCCGGCAAGACGCTGCCCGCCGCCATGGCCGAGGTGCGCGAGACGGCGGACCTTCTGCGCTACTACGCCGTCGAGGCGCGCCGCCTGATGAGCGCACCGGCCTCCCTCAAAGGCCCCACCGGAGAAGCGAACACGCTCGACCTGCGCGGACGCGGCCCCTTTGCCTGCATCGCGCCCTGGAATTTCCCGCTCGCGATCTTCGTCGGCCAGATCGCCGCCGCGCTCGCTGCCGGCAACCCGGTGCTGGCCAAGCCCGCCGAGCAGACACCCGTCACGGCGATGCTGGCCGTGCGTTTGCTGCACCAGGCGGGCGTTCCGACAAACGTCCTGCATCTCTTGCCGGGATCCGGCGCCGTCGGCGCCGCGCTCGTCAAATCGCCGAAGGTCAAAGGCGTTGCCTTCACGGGCGGCAACGAGGCCGCGTGGGCGATCCAGAAGGCGTTGGCCGATCGACGCGCCGACATGGTCCCGCTGATCGCAGAGACCGGCGGTCTCAACGCCATGATCGCCGATAGCAGCGCGTTGTCGGAGCAGGTGGTGCGCGACGCGGTACGCTCGGCCTTCGACAGCGCCGGCCAGCGCTGCTCGGCGCTGCGCGTGCTCTTCGTGCAGGAGGAGATCGCAACCCACACCATTCGCATGCTGAAGGGCGCCATCGAGGCCCTCGACATCGGCGACCCTTATGATTATGCGACCGACATCGGCCCTGTTATCGACGAAGCGGCACAGGATGCACTCGAGGCGCACAAGGTCCGCATGCAGCGGGAAGCGCGCGAGCTGATCGACATCCGTCTCCCAACCGATTGCCGCGCCGGCACCTACGTCACGCCCGCCTGCTACGAGATCGACAGCATCGGCATGCTCGAGCGTGAGGTGTTCGGCCCCATCCTGCACGTCGTACGCTTTGCCGGCGGCCATCTGCCGAAGGTGGTCGAGGCCATCAACGCCACGGGGTACGGCCTGACGCTCGGCCTGCACAGCCGCATTGGCTACGTCGCCGGCTACGTGGCTGAGCACGCGCGCGTTGGCAACCTCTACGTAAACCGCAACCAGATCGGTGCCGTGCCGGGCGTACAGCCGTTCGGCGGCGAAGGGCTTTCGGGCACAGGCCCCAAAGCGGGCGGCCCCAACTACCTCGCGCGCTTCGCGACCGAGCGCGTGCGCACCACCGACATCACCGCGACCGGCGGCAACGTCGGCCTTTTGACGGACGGAGCCCCCGGCAGCGACTGAGCACGCGGCCGGCCCCCGATGATCTCCATTCGGTCGAGCCTAGCGAACTCGGTGTGCGACACTTCAGGCAATCCCGGGACGCCATGCCATGACACCCTCAGTCCGCGCGCGGACCTCGGGGGGCGCTAAGCACGACGCGAGGGCCTCATAGCCGTGCGCGCCTGGATAGGGCGCGACACGCAGGGGCACGCTGTGATTGGCGGGGCAATACACGATAAGCTCGCGTGTACCGACGGCGTCCAAGTCCAGGATGGCGTTGGATCGGGTAAGCAGAAAGAGTGGCCGTGCCTTGGGACCGCGCTCCCGGAGACGAGAGATCAGCGCCACTTGAGTGGCCTTGTCCAATCCCTGCTCCGGCATGTCGATGATTAGGCCAGATGGGTCATCGCCCTCCAGCGCGGTAACCAGGATGATCAAGGCGTCCGATGGCGCGGCACCCCGCTCGACAAGGCAGGCGAGAGCCTGATCCACGCGCGAGCAGACCGTGCGACTTGCTAGCTTCACGGTGGTATAATCCGTTAGACGGTCGAGACCCAGAAAGACTGCGTTTGACAAGGTATCTGCCAGGTGCATGGCGAGCCGTGTCTTGCCGCTACCCAACGGGCCGGTGATGTAGTTCAGTGGCCCGATGGCGCGCAGCTCGAACCGTTCACCGCCCCATGGCCAGGGAAGATTGAAGGCGACGCGCAACTCGGGGACGGAAGTCGGAACCTGCGCCAACCCGTCGGGCTGCGGCGCTTGCCTGTCCATAAGATCCTCCCTGAGGCCGCGAACCTTTCCCAGCGTTGCGACAAGGTCTTGGATCTGCTCTTCAAGCGTCGCCTGATGAACGGTTAGGGCAGTCTTGAGGGTCAGATGATCGCTCTGCAGCACCCGTGTGATTTGCGCCAAACTGAAGCCGAGCGCTCGCAATGCAGCAATTTCGGAGGCCCGGCGCATCTGCTCGGGGCCGTAGGTCCGCCATCCTGCAGCAGTACGGATGGGCGCTATGAGACCGTGCTGCTCATAAACGCGCAGAGCTTTAACGGATATGCCAAGCCTCTTGGCGGCTACGGATGGACTAAGGAAGGCGGCTGAGGAGTTCACGACTCACCTCGTTTCGTTGCCAACTCATTAAGGGGGCGACCCCAAGGGACGGGTCAAGCACCCTCTAGCCCTCTTGTGTGCCGCATAGCGCCAGCCGCGCCCTTGAAATTGAGGTCAGCCCATTTGTTCTGGACATTGCCGTCATGGCCGCAGCTCGCCATGTTAGGGGGCAGCAGCCCGCAAGTGGAACCCGATGGCGCGCGACACCGAGCCGACCGACACCAAGCAGCCCGCGGCGCCGACAACCGGCACGGCGACAGGCCGCGCACCCGCGCCTGCACCGTCATCGAGCGGCGAAGTGGCCGACTTCATTGCCAAGGTGAAATCCCTGGCGCCGGCGACCGGCGCCGCTCGCGGCCGCCTGCTGTTCGCCATGGACGCCACCATGAGCCGCGCCCCGACCTGGGACATGGCGCTCGCGCTGCAATCCGAGATGTTCCGCGCCGTGAAGGAGATCGGCTCTCTGGAGGTGCAACTCATGTACTTCCGCGGCAATGGCGAAGCGCGCGCGTCGAAGTGGGTCGCGAACGCCGATGCGCTTGCGGCGCTGATGCGTCAGGTGGCGTGCCACGGCGGTTTTACGCAGATCGGCAAGGTGCTGACGCACGCACGCCGCGAATCCGAGAGGACGAAGATCAGCGCGCTCGTCTATGTGGGCGATGCCGTCGAGGAGCCGATCGACCAGTTGGCCGGTCGCGCCGGCGAGCTCGCATTGCTCGGCGTGCCGGCATTCCTGTTCCAGGAGGGCGACGATGCCAACGCCACCCGCGCCTTCAAGGAAATCGCCCGCATCACCAAGGGCGCCCACTGTCGCTTCGGGCCGGGATCAGCGGCCGAGTTGCGCGAGCTTCTGACGGCCGTCGCCGTCTACGCCGCCGGCGGGCGCAAGGCGCTCGAGGCGTTGCTGCCGAAGCCCGGCGGCGGAGGCGCACGGCGCCTGCTGGGCCAGATGCGCCGACCATGATCGCTTTGGACCCTACCAGTCCGGGGCGTGAATCGTCGGTCGCATCCTGACCATGATCGCTTTGGACCCTATCAGTCCAAAGCGTGAATCATCGGTCGCATAAAAGCTCCTGTTTGCCTACGATGGTGAGCCCGATTGCTTCTCAAACACGTGTGTACGTGACGCAGAGCCGCGAAACGAAAGCAGCCGGATTGGAAAGGAAATGCCGAGAGTGATGCGCTGATGCAGTTCTTCCTCCTGGGCCTCGCCGCGCTCGTGCTGACGCTGTTCCTGATCTCGGGATTCACACGCGCCAACCCCACCATTATGGCTCGCCAGATCCGGCTCGTCGGCGGTGCGCTCGCACTCGGCGTGTCGGCGGTGCTGCTCGTGCGCGGAGCAACCGGCGCAGCCACGTTACTCGGCATGGTTGGCGTCTGGCTTTTGAGTTTGGGTGGCATCCCGGGTAGCGGCTCCACGCGAAAGTCACCGGGACAGACGTCGACCGTCACCACCGAGCACCTGTCGATGGAGCTCGACCACGACAGCGGGGCCATGTCGGGCCACGTGCTGAAAGGCATGTTTGCCGGCCGCGACCTCGACACGCTGAAACCCGCCGAGGTGGCGCTGCTCTGGCACGATTGCCGTTTCATCGATCCACAGTCGGCGCAGTTGCTCGAGGCCTATCTCGACCACATCCACCCGTCCTGGCGCGAGGACGTCTCGCGCGGCGAGCGCGAGATGCGCGACGGCGATGGCCGCATGACGCCTGAAGAAGCCTACGACATCTTGGGTTTGAAGCCCGGCGCAACCGATGAGGAGGTTCGACGCGCGCATCGAGACCTGATGCTGAAGCTGCATCCGGACCGTGGCGGCTCCACCTATCTCGCGGCGCAGGTCAACGAGGCCAAGGACGTGCTGCTGGAGCGCGGCTGATCGCTTCGCTCACGCGTTTCCAAACAAAAAATGGCGGCGCTGATCGCGCCGCCATCATTTTTCATGGTGCAGCCTCGCGAAGATCAGGCGGCGAGGTCGAACCGGTCGGCGTTCATGACCTTGGTCCAGGCCGCCAAGAAGTCGCGCACGAACTTCTCCTGCGCGTCCGAGCTGGCATAGACTTCCGCCAGAGCGCGCAACACCGAGTTCGAGCCGAACACGAGATCAGTGCGGGTGCCGGTCCACTTCGCAGCGCCTGTCTCGCGATCGACGCCTTCGAACACGTCCTTGGCGTCCGACACCGCCTTCCACTGCGTGCCCATATCGAGGAGGTTGACGAAGAAGTCGTTCGTCAGCACGCCGGGCCGCTCAGTCAGAACGCCGTGGTTGGAGCCGTCAGCATTGATGTTGATCGCGCGCAGACCGCCGATCAGCACGGTCAGCTCGGGTGCCGTCAGCGTCAGCAACTGCGCCTTGTCGATCAGGGCCACCTCCGCAGGCACCCTGAGCGTGGGCTTCTGATAGTTGCGGAAGCCGTCGGCGGTCGGCTCCATGACCTCGAAGGCATGGACGTCAGTCTCATCCTGCGAGGCGTCGGTGCGACCTGGGGAGAACGGCACTGTCGCCTCATGGCCAGCGGCCTTCGCCGCCTGCTCAACGCCGGCATTGCCGGCCAGCACGATCAGGTCGGCCAGCGAGACCTTCTTGCCGCCGGTTGCGGTCTTGTTGAACTGGGACTGAATGCCTTCCAGCACGGCCAGCACCTTGCTGAGCTGCTGCGGTTGGTTGACCTCCCAGTCCTTCTGCGGCGCGAGGCGGACGCGCGCACCGTTTGCGCCGCCGCGCTTGTCGCCCCCGCGGAAGGTGGAGGCAGAAGCCCAAGCAGTGCTCACAAGCTCCGAAACCGTGAGATCAGAGGCCAACACTTTGGCCTTGAGGGCGGCGGCATCGGCGTCGTCGATCAGCGGATGATCCACGGCGGGAACCGGATCCTGCCAGATCAGCACTTCCTTGGGGACCTCGGGGCCGAGATACCGCGAGCGCGGCCCAAGATCGCGATGCGTGAGCTTGAACCAGGCGCGGGCGAAGGCTTCGGCGAAAGCCTGCGGATTCTCGAGGAAGCGGCGCGAGATCTTCTCGTAGACCGGGTCGACGCGCAGCGACAGGTCGGTCGTCAGCATGCGCGGCCTCTGCTTCTTCGACGCATCATGCGCGAGCGGAATATTCTCCGGCGCGTCCTTCGCCTCCCATTGGATGGCGCCGCCAGGGCTGCGAGCCTGTACCCATTCGTATTTGAACAGGTTCTCGAAGAATAGGTTGGTCCACTGGGTCGGTAGCTGGGTCCAGGTCACCTCGATGCCGCTGGTGATGGCGTCGCCGCCCATGCCGGTGCCATGAGAGCTCGCCCAGCCAAGGCCCTGTGCCTCGAGGTCGGAGCCTTCGGGATCCGGCCCGAGAAACGTTCCGGCGCCCGCACCGTGGGTCTTGCCGAAGGTGTGACCGCCGGCGATCAGCGCCACGGTCTCCTCGTCGTCCATCGCCATGCGGGCGAAGGTCTCACGGATGAAGGCCGCCGCTTCCAGCGGATCGCCGCTGGCGTTCGGTCCTTCCGGATTGACGTAGATGAGACCCATCTCGGTGGCGCCGAGCGGGTTGTCGAACTTCTCGAGCTGCCGATGGGAGAGCCACTCTCCCTCCTCACCCCAGTTGATGTCCTGATCGGGCTCCCACGTATCCTCACGCCCCGCAGCGAAGCCGAAGGTCCGGAACCCCATTGTTTCCAACGCCACGTTGCCGGTGAGGATCAAGAGGTCCGCCCAGGAGATCTTCTGGCCGTACTTCTGCTTGATCGGCCACAGGAGCCGGCGCGACTTGTCGATGTTGACGTTGTCCGGCCACGAGTTGAGCGGGGCGAAGCGTTGCTGGCCACGGCCACCACCGCCACGACCGTCGGAGAGGCGGTAGGTGCCGGCGGCGTGCCAGGACATGCGAATGAACTGCGGGCCGTAGTGTCCGAAGTCGGCCGGCCACCAATCCTGTGAATCCGTCATCAGCTTGCGCAGGTCATTCTTTAGCTCCTCGTAATCGAGCTTCGTGAACTCCTCGCGATAGTTGAATCCCCGGTCCAGCGGATCGGACTTGGACGAGTGCTGATTCAGGAGGTCGACGCGCAACGTGTTCGGCCACCAGTCGCTGTTGGCGCGCGCGCGCGCGCCACCTGAGAACGGGCATTTGCCTGGACCTTTATCGTCGACCTTTGCGTCCATCTCTCTCTCCGATTGCTTCCGATAATTTTTTTGCGGCATTCCGGAGTTCCAAGCCGCCCAGGGCTTGGACACCTCGACATAGGAGCGCAAAGGCTCATCGCACAGCTGCGCGGGTTCTTTAGAGTTCTTCCAGACAACTACCGGCACGACGCCATAAGGGCAAGTCTGTTTGCTAGATGGGGGTGATAGGAAAAACTTATGGCGTGTCTGCGGCTATTTGAGAGCCTGTCATCCAAGCGCGCATTCTTTAACCTGCCATAAAGGGCGCGTGCGGGGGACGTGATGAGGGATGTTCCGATCTGGCTGCATCGAAGCGTGGGCGCCGGGTTGGCAATTTGCCTTATGGAGGTCCTCGCCCATGCGGCGGGGGAGCCGCTCGCCCGCGTGCCGTTCGTAACCTCGATTGTGCTCGTCCTGACTTTGCCGGAGCAGCCCGCGGCGCGACCGTTCGCCGTGACGGCCGGGCACGTCCTGTCGGCCTTTGCGGGGTATGGAGCGCTTGTGGTTCTCGGACCGACCGAGACAGCGAGCGCGGTGGCCGTTGCAGTCGCCGTCCTGCTCATGGCGGTGACGCGGTCCCTGCACCCTCCCGCAGGCAT from Hyphomicrobium sp. CS1GBMeth3 includes:
- a CDS encoding DMT family transporter, whose protein sequence is MQKRHERGPEPRASRFSALANEPRFLMLLPGLFWAGNAIVARGVAEEIPPIALAFWRWTVAAALIAPLAWPHLRRDMPTLARRWPTMVLLSALGISVFNTFLYIGAHTTTAINIVMLQTAIPIIVVLATFLIFRETLTGGQAAGIAASFVGTLILITHGDPAILSNLDFKRGDLWLLAAVVSYAVYTALLRLRPPVHGLSFVFVTFVIGALLLLPFYIAETLTSRPLPITPHAALAIGYVAVFASILSYLAYNRVVALLGANTAGLTAHLVPVFGIILAVLLLGERLYAYHGVGIALIALGLWLATRGSRA
- a CDS encoding carboxymuconolactone decarboxylase family protein; amino-acid sequence: MSKDFKGITADITEYAVELRRAVPDAMSGFYAMSKGAMANGAIDKKTKELVALAIGVTQRCDGCIGFHVKALKDLGATREELAELMAVCVYMGGGPALMYAADALRAYDQFNT
- the panC gene encoding pantoate--beta-alanine ligase, which translates into the protein MEIVKTINHLRTEIGRWRAAGETVALVPTMGALHAGHIALVGAALTAADRVVVSIFINPTQFAPHEDLARYPRDEAGDLAKLAGAGAHAVWIPPVSEIYPDGFATRIVPEGAALPLEGEFRPHHFSGVATVVCKLLAAATPHVALFGEKDFQQLAVIRQMVRDLTLPVTIQGVPTAREDDGLALSSRNAYLSEDERYIAPMLYKAIQEVARGRSPAEAAEALLTVGFSRVDYLEVRDAETLAPFNPDSGRPGRVLAAAWLGNTRLIDNVAV
- the putA gene encoding bifunctional proline dehydrogenase/L-glutamate gamma-semialdehyde dehydrogenase PutA yields the protein MVALRKSEFAGAGAAGELPPRDEIAAHHLTDETRLVGGLIERAVFTEEERRRTADLARKLVEAVRANRASHGGIDAFMHEYGLSSEEGIILMCLAEALLRIPDADTADRFIAEKIAGGQWERHRGHSDSLLVNASTWGLMLTGRLVKLREARGANPWEALKRLAARSGEPFIRQAVRQAVKLLGDQFVLGRSIRDAIARSAPFEARGFRFSYDMLGEAAKTDKDAHRYFERYMGAIDAVGHAAGPNPLSHPDSLLARPSLSVKLSALHPRYEPGKEARLATELYPRLLELLRAAEARGLAVTLDAEEQDRHELLLDLFGRAYTDPALERWTGLGIAVQAYGKRAIPTIRWLRRLAEQGGKRIPLRLVKGAYWDSEIKWAQERGLSDYPVLTRKLHTDVSYLACMRLIFSDARAFYPQVATHNAHTIASAIVASGQTAFEFQRLHGMGEALYEEVSAPGKMRHPCRIYAPVGEHEDLLSYLVRRLLENGANTSFVNRLADDEAPIAQIVRDPVVVAERERAEPSRAKPMPRPRDIFWPERKNSSGVALTDRTERAALIARMDAALTQPFDAGPIIDGLETVGGPQAALLTCPHDRRERLGTARIATPREVDAAIVSAERAAHAWDKLGGPARAKILDLAADMVEQDRARLMAVLVREAGKTLPAAMAEVRETADLLRYYAVEARRLMSAPASLKGPTGEANTLDLRGRGPFACIAPWNFPLAIFVGQIAAALAAGNPVLAKPAEQTPVTAMLAVRLLHQAGVPTNVLHLLPGSGAVGAALVKSPKVKGVAFTGGNEAAWAIQKALADRRADMVPLIAETGGLNAMIADSSALSEQVVRDAVRSAFDSAGQRCSALRVLFVQEEIATHTIRMLKGAIEALDIGDPYDYATDIGPVIDEAAQDALEAHKVRMQREARELIDIRLPTDCRAGTYVTPACYEIDSIGMLEREVFGPILHVVRFAGGHLPKVVEAINATGYGLTLGLHSRIGYVAGYVAEHARVGNLYVNRNQIGAVPGVQPFGGEGLSGTGPKAGGPNYLARFATERVRTTDITATGGNVGLLTDGAPGSD
- a CDS encoding MerR family transcriptional regulator, translating into MNSSAAFLSPSVAAKRLGISVKALRVYEQHGLIAPIRTAAGWRTYGPEQMRRASEIAALRALGFSLAQITRVLQSDHLTLKTALTVHQATLEEQIQDLVATLGKVRGLREDLMDRQAPQPDGLAQVPTSVPELRVAFNLPWPWGGERFELRAIGPLNYITGPLGSGKTRLAMHLADTLSNAVFLGLDRLTDYTTVKLASRTVCSRVDQALACLVERGAAPSDALIILVTALEGDDPSGLIIDMPEQGLDKATQVALISRLRERGPKARPLFLLTRSNAILDLDAVGTRELIVYCPANHSVPLRVAPYPGAHGYEALASCLAPPEVRARTEGVMAWRPGIA
- a CDS encoding DnaJ domain-containing protein — its product is MQFFLLGLAALVLTLFLISGFTRANPTIMARQIRLVGGALALGVSAVLLVRGATGAATLLGMVGVWLLSLGGIPGSGSTRKSPGQTSTVTTEHLSMELDHDSGAMSGHVLKGMFAGRDLDTLKPAEVALLWHDCRFIDPQSAQLLEAYLDHIHPSWREDVSRGEREMRDGDGRMTPEEAYDILGLKPGATDEEVRRAHRDLMLKLHPDRGGSTYLAAQVNEAKDVLLERG
- the katG gene encoding catalase/peroxidase HPI yields the protein MDAKVDDKGPGKCPFSGGARARANSDWWPNTLRVDLLNQHSSKSDPLDRGFNYREEFTKLDYEELKNDLRKLMTDSQDWWPADFGHYGPQFIRMSWHAAGTYRLSDGRGGGGRGQQRFAPLNSWPDNVNIDKSRRLLWPIKQKYGQKISWADLLILTGNVALETMGFRTFGFAAGREDTWEPDQDINWGEEGEWLSHRQLEKFDNPLGATEMGLIYVNPEGPNASGDPLEAAAFIRETFARMAMDDEETVALIAGGHTFGKTHGAGAGTFLGPDPEGSDLEAQGLGWASSHGTGMGGDAITSGIEVTWTQLPTQWTNLFFENLFKYEWVQARSPGGAIQWEAKDAPENIPLAHDASKKQRPRMLTTDLSLRVDPVYEKISRRFLENPQAFAEAFARAWFKLTHRDLGPRSRYLGPEVPKEVLIWQDPVPAVDHPLIDDADAAALKAKVLASDLTVSELVSTAWASASTFRGGDKRGGANGARVRLAPQKDWEVNQPQQLSKVLAVLEGIQSQFNKTATGGKKVSLADLIVLAGNAGVEQAAKAAGHEATVPFSPGRTDASQDETDVHAFEVMEPTADGFRNYQKPTLRVPAEVALIDKAQLLTLTAPELTVLIGGLRAININADGSNHGVLTERPGVLTNDFFVNLLDMGTQWKAVSDAKDVFEGVDRETGAAKWTGTRTDLVFGSNSVLRALAEVYASSDAQEKFVRDFLAAWTKVMNADRFDLAA
- a CDS encoding HPP family protein — its product is MRDVPIWLHRSVGAGLAICLMEVLAHAAGEPLARVPFVTSIVLVLTLPEQPAARPFAVTAGHVLSAFAGYGALVVLGPTETASAVAVAVAVLLMAVTRSLHPPAGINAFLVPAHSLPAAWIASPVLAGALLLVAFSFMWQRLGALLLARIKVPAVEPVSRGHPGSES